A portion of the Hoylesella buccalis ATCC 35310 genome contains these proteins:
- a CDS encoding 1-acyl-sn-glycerol-3-phosphate acyltransferase — MSDVTKKTIDIDDILRSKLGDKAKYVPHFATRWLKKITHQDEVNQFLWESKDLTGVDWLEACVQYLDVSLEVKGRENLPNQQDGRLYIFASNHPLGGADGVALGAIIGRHYGGRIKYLLNDLLMNLPGLRPLGVGINKTGKQSRNFPAMVDAAFQSDNHIIMFPAGLCSRKINGQIRDIPWKKTFITKSVEYQRDVIPIHFEGRNSDRFYRIANICKALKLKFNVAMLFLVDEMYRNRHKTFRVTIGKPIPWQTFDKRKNAQQWAQYVQDKVYQLQPTQTAE; from the coding sequence CTAGGCGACAAGGCTAAATATGTTCCACATTTTGCAACCCGTTGGCTCAAGAAGATTACCCATCAAGATGAAGTGAATCAATTTCTTTGGGAAAGCAAAGACTTGACAGGAGTTGATTGGCTTGAAGCGTGTGTCCAATATCTGGATGTTTCCTTGGAGGTCAAAGGTAGGGAAAATCTGCCAAATCAACAAGACGGTCGACTATACATCTTCGCATCAAATCATCCGCTAGGTGGTGCTGACGGGGTCGCTTTGGGCGCTATTATCGGCCGACATTATGGTGGCCGCATCAAATACCTGTTGAATGATTTGTTGATGAACCTGCCGGGACTGCGCCCTTTAGGCGTCGGCATCAACAAAACTGGTAAGCAAAGTCGCAATTTCCCCGCAATGGTGGATGCGGCCTTCCAAAGTGACAACCACATCATCATGTTCCCAGCCGGCCTCTGTTCACGTAAAATCAATGGTCAAATTCGTGACATTCCCTGGAAGAAAACCTTCATCACTAAGAGTGTTGAATATCAGAGAGACGTGATACCCATTCATTTTGAGGGACGAAACTCAGACCGGTTTTATCGTATTGCCAATATCTGTAAGGCCCTGAAATTAAAGTTTAACGTGGCGATGCTGTTCTTAGTTGATGAAATGTATCGCAACAGACACAAGACATTCCGCGTCACGATAGGCAAACCGATACCCTGGCAAACCTTTGACAAGCGTAAGAATGCGCAGCAATGGGCGCAGTATGTACAAGACAAAGTATACCAACTGCAACCAACACAAACAGCAGAATAG
- a CDS encoding GNAT family N-acetyltransferase — protein MQEEIIQPIDRELLKAELTPEKRLRMTNKSHNKIFVVTAHDSPNVMKEIGRLREIAFRTAGGGTGKSMDIDEFDTCDNCYKQLIVWNPEADEIIGGYRYQYGSNWELDDNGQPKLATSHLFHFSDKFLQDYMPYTVELGRSFVALEYQNVRRNTKSIFALDNLWDGLGALTVLNPNLKYFFGKMTMYPSYIRRGRDMILYFLKKHFDDKDHLIVPRNPLELQEDPKELEKLFSETDFKSDYRILNREIRQLGYNIPPLVNAYMGLSPTMKLFGTAINNGFGDVEETGILISVDEILEDKRVRHIDSFIKEHRESLEITSGVNNIIYKENNNKS, from the coding sequence ATGCAAGAAGAGATTATCCAGCCCATCGATAGGGAGCTGTTGAAAGCTGAATTGACGCCTGAGAAGCGGCTCCGGATGACGAACAAAAGCCACAACAAAATTTTTGTGGTCACTGCCCATGACTCACCCAACGTGATGAAGGAGATTGGACGATTGCGCGAAATAGCCTTCCGTACCGCTGGCGGAGGTACCGGAAAGTCCATGGATATCGATGAATTCGACACTTGCGACAACTGTTACAAGCAGCTGATTGTGTGGAATCCCGAAGCGGATGAGATTATCGGAGGCTATCGGTATCAGTACGGTTCCAACTGGGAATTGGACGACAATGGGCAGCCTAAGTTGGCCACCAGCCACCTTTTCCATTTCTCCGATAAGTTTCTTCAAGACTACATGCCCTATACCGTAGAGCTGGGAAGGTCTTTCGTAGCGCTGGAATATCAAAACGTGCGCCGCAACACCAAAAGCATCTTCGCCTTGGACAACCTGTGGGATGGCCTCGGTGCACTGACCGTTCTCAATCCTAATCTCAAGTATTTCTTCGGCAAAATGACGATGTACCCTTCTTATATCCGCAGGGGACGTGACATGATTTTGTATTTTTTGAAGAAACATTTTGACGACAAGGATCATCTTATCGTGCCGAGAAATCCTTTGGAGTTACAGGAAGATCCCAAAGAATTGGAAAAGTTGTTCTCTGAAACGGATTTCAAGTCAGATTACAGAATCCTCAACAGAGAGATACGTCAATTGGGATACAACATCCCTCCCTTGGTTAATGCCTACATGGGGTTAAGTCCTACGATGAAACTGTTTGGCACTGCCATCAACAATGGGTTCGGTGATGTGGAAGAAACGGGAATCCTGATTTCGGTAGACGAGATATTGGAGGACAAACGTGTGCGCCATATCGATAGTTTCATCAAGGAGCATCGCGAGTCGCTTGAAATCACTTCGGGCGTCAACAACATTATTTACAAGGAAAACAACAACAAGTCATAA